The segment TTCAACTGCACCGGATACCAGATCTCGTCGCAGACCAGCGGTTGGTTGCGGGCCTGCACGACGCCGCGGAACGCAAAGGAGGCGATCTCGCCGTCGAAGAGGCCGGCCTCGCGGGCTACTTGGAACATGCGGTAGCCGCTTGGCGAGACCTGTTCCATATCGAACTCCAGCCTCTCTCCCGGTGAAAGACGAAACCCGAAGGACGCGACGATGCCGTGCGACGCCGCCAGCAGACGGCCCTGGCGGTCGCAAAGGGAACTGCTCGCCGGCGATTGTGTGACCGTATGCAGCAACAGGGCGTCGCTACTGAGGACGCTGCTCCAAATCAGACGGCGAAGACGCCTTTGGCTTGCGAGATCCGGTCTTTGCCGGCGGCTCTCCCAGCGCGACACCGTCGCCTGGGTCACGCCCAGGTCTTCCGCGAGTTCGCCCTGCAGAAGACCGGCGGACTCGCGGTGGCGTCGAATCTCGCGGGCCCAGTCGATCATGCAGAAGCCGCTCCGGTTTCCTGACTTCGATAAAGGAGAGCGGGGACGTAAGGATCGCTTTCCAGCAATTCTGCTGCAATAACGATGCTTTGGCGCGCAAATGTCAAGCAGTACACCACCTTTACGGCGTTTCGGCTTCAGCGGCCGGAAAAGCGCCGAACGTTGATTCGCGGCTTCGCTTTCTTACATCTTTGTGCAGGCGGCGCCATCAGTCGGGCTGCCGCCGCATCGGTGCTCCAGAACGCGAGGCCGACGCGGCTGTTCCAGTTTCCGAGCCCGTTGTCGCAAAAGGCGAGGGCCGGCAGGCCAGGGACCTGTAGATCGATGACCAGAGCTTCTATGTTCAACTCTCCGCTGCTCCTGGGGTTCGACCAGTTGGAGCGGACTTTGGACCGGATTGCCAAGACCAGCGGCGACGGCTATCCGCCTTACAACGTCGAAGACCTGTCGGACGAACGCCTGCGTATTACGCTGGCCGTGGCGGGTTTCGGCGAAGACGACCTTTCGATACAGATCGAGAACAATCAGCTGACGGTGCGCGGCAAGCAAAGCGATGAAGAAGAGCGTCGTTTTCTCCATCGCGGTATTGCCGCTCGCCAGTTTCAACGCAGTTTCATGCTTGCTGACGGGATTGAGGTCGAAGGCGCGACTTTGGATCGGGGGCTTCTGCACATCGACCTCAAAAGACCCCTCTGCGAACCCGCCGTGAAAACGGTGAAGATCCGGACTTTCGGCGATGCAGCGCCGAAAACGCTCGAGAGTCAGGCGCCGAAAACGGTCGAG is part of the Algihabitans albus genome and harbors:
- a CDS encoding helix-turn-helix domain-containing protein — translated: MIDWAREIRRHRESAGLLQGELAEDLGVTQATVSRWESRRQRPDLASQRRLRRLIWSSVLSSDALLLHTVTQSPASSSLCDRQGRLLAASHGIVASFGFRLSPGERLEFDMEQVSPSGYRMFQVAREAGLFDGEIASFAFRGVVQARNQPLVCDEIWYPVQLNDGEVLMRADVQLREAESEGELRALASMPTPAITAMDDLKRPGTGIDDSLGDRV
- a CDS encoding Hsp20 family protein produces the protein MTRASMFNSPLLLGFDQLERTLDRIAKTSGDGYPPYNVEDLSDERLRITLAVAGFGEDDLSIQIENNQLTVRGKQSDEEERRFLHRGIAARQFQRSFMLADGIEVEGATLDRGLLHIDLKRPLCEPAVKTVKIRTFGDAAPKTLESQAPKTVEAKAAQSKSGPTGNDQ